One stretch of Roseovarius mucosus DNA includes these proteins:
- a CDS encoding ABC transporter permease yields MLYALKIAARYLTASKAQTALLVLGVAVGVFIFIFMSALIGGLAQFILSRTVGDIAHVTIEAEPDDPTLLFTPEGHVLMVAERGRTRTASLAEAATWLPLIEAVPGVKAVSPQITGAGFLTRGAQVEQVSVTGIEPGRESAILDLDGYMVEGRARLGAGLIVVGRELADDLDLSLNQPLRLQSSEGVTALLTLSGIFETGNGALDGARAFVSLSTARTLFAMPQGVSQIEIKLLDLNAADATALRIRTLTGLDAVPWTDGAEQLMEALSAQAQTGYFLKTFALITIVIGVASALLLSTYRRRPEIGIMRAMGAGRGFVVVVFVTQGALIGLMGGMMGAGLGYLALLPFPPRDAFKAGTLPMDITQGSYGLAITLTVIGAVLASILPARAAARVDPVTAIGQ; encoded by the coding sequence ATGCTCTATGCGCTCAAGATCGCCGCACGCTATCTGACCGCCAGCAAGGCGCAGACCGCGCTTTTGGTGCTCGGGGTGGCGGTGGGTGTCTTTATCTTCATCTTCATGTCAGCGCTCATCGGGGGGCTGGCGCAATTCATCCTGTCGCGCACCGTGGGTGATATCGCCCATGTCACAATCGAGGCGGAACCGGATGATCCCACGCTTTTGTTCACGCCCGAAGGCCATGTGCTGATGGTCGCAGAACGGGGCCGCACACGCACCGCCTCTTTGGCCGAGGCCGCAACGTGGCTGCCGCTGATTGAGGCGGTGCCGGGGGTCAAGGCGGTCTCGCCACAGATCACCGGGGCGGGGTTTCTGACGCGCGGGGCACAAGTGGAGCAGGTCAGCGTGACCGGGATTGAGCCGGGGCGCGAATCCGCGATCCTCGATCTGGACGGGTATATGGTTGAGGGGCGCGCAAGGCTGGGCGCAGGTCTGATCGTGGTGGGGCGCGAGCTGGCCGATGATCTCGACCTGTCGCTCAATCAGCCGCTGCGCCTGCAAAGCTCTGAGGGGGTGACGGCCCTGCTGACCCTCTCGGGTATCTTTGAGACGGGCAACGGGGCCTTGGACGGGGCGCGCGCCTTTGTCAGCCTGTCGACTGCACGCACGCTCTTTGCCATGCCACAGGGCGTGAGCCAGATCGAAATCAAGCTTTTGGACCTCAACGCCGCAGATGCCACGGCGCTGCGCATTCGCACCCTGACCGGGCTCGATGCCGTGCCCTGGACCGATGGGGCCGAACAGTTGATGGAGGCGCTGAGCGCACAGGCGCAGACCGGCTATTTCCTCAAGACCTTCGCGCTTATCACCATTGTGATCGGCGTGGCCTCGGCGCTGCTGCTCTCGACCTACCGTCGCCGCCCGGAAATCGGGATCATGCGCGCGATGGGCGCGGGGCGCGGATTTGTCGTGGTGGTTTTCGTGACCCAAGGCGCGCTCATTGGGCTGATGGGGGGGATGATGGGCGCGGGGCTTGGGTATCTGGCGCTCCTGCCCTTCCCGCCGCGCGACGCGTTCAAGGCGGGCACCCTGCCGATGGACATCACCCAAGGCTCGTATGGGCTGGCCATTACCCTCACAGTGATCGGGGCCGTCCTTGCCTCGATCCTGCCTGCGCGCGCGGCGGCGCGGGTCGATCCTGTCACGGCGATTGGCCAATGA
- a CDS encoding efflux RND transporter periplasmic adaptor subunit — protein sequence MAAALVGMAIAGLITAQAWMARPPTVLVETAALAPVTRVLAVNGRIAAVNSVEVTSTVTGTLVALPVIEGDRVEAGQILAQVDAEAQSASVRQAQAALDAARDALREAQAEFDRATSLTTTIARSVRDTYGYRLEAATQEVARLGAALDQARVLLANHTIRAPVAGSVVMLDVEQGQLVSPATPILTLADLSALLVEADVDEAYATQIAVAQPALLQLAGETQTRAGQVSYVSKRVDIATGGLAVELSFDTPVLAPVGLTVATNIIVDQRDAALTVPRTALVSDAGAPGVFVIRDGTARFQPISVVEWPAARLIVTAGLAQGDTFITEATGIADGQAVTAGPP from the coding sequence GTGGCAGCGGCGCTTGTCGGCATGGCCATTGCTGGGCTCATCACCGCTCAGGCGTGGATGGCCCGCCCGCCAACCGTCTTGGTCGAGACGGCAGCGCTGGCCCCTGTCACCCGCGTCTTGGCTGTGAATGGCCGGATCGCGGCTGTCAATTCGGTTGAGGTGACGTCAACGGTCACCGGCACGCTTGTGGCGTTGCCTGTGATCGAGGGCGACCGTGTCGAGGCGGGTCAGATCTTGGCCCAAGTCGATGCCGAGGCGCAGAGCGCTAGCGTGCGACAGGCACAAGCCGCCCTAGACGCCGCGCGCGACGCACTCCGCGAAGCGCAGGCTGAATTTGATCGCGCCACGTCGCTCACCACCACAATCGCCCGCTCTGTGCGCGACACCTATGGCTACAGGCTCGAGGCCGCGACCCAAGAGGTCGCCCGCCTTGGTGCGGCGCTCGATCAGGCGCGCGTTTTGCTGGCCAATCACACAATCCGCGCGCCTGTCGCGGGCAGTGTTGTAATGCTCGATGTCGAGCAGGGCCAACTTGTCAGCCCCGCCACGCCCATCCTGACGCTTGCCGACCTCAGCGCGCTTTTGGTCGAGGCCGATGTGGACGAGGCCTATGCCACCCAAATCGCCGTAGCGCAGCCCGCCCTTCTTCAATTGGCGGGCGAAACGCAGACCCGCGCGGGACAGGTCAGCTATGTCTCAAAACGGGTCGATATCGCAACCGGCGGGCTGGCGGTCGAGTTGTCCTTTGACACGCCCGTCCTTGCGCCGGTGGGCCTGACCGTGGCGACCAATATCATCGTGGATCAGCGCGACGCAGCCCTGACCGTGCCCCGCACCGCATTGGTTTCTGACGCAGGCGCACCGGGCGTTTTCGTCATTCGCGACGGCACGGCGAGGTTTCAGCCGATTTCAGTGGTCGAGTGGCCCGCCGCTCGGCTGATCGTGACGGCGGGGCTGGCCCAAGGCGATACTTTCATCACAGAGGCCACCGGCATCGCGGATGGTCAGGCCGTCACAGCGGGGCCGCCCTGA